DNA sequence from the Armigeres subalbatus isolate Guangzhou_Male chromosome 1, GZ_Asu_2, whole genome shotgun sequence genome:
ACGTCGTCAGCTTCATTTACGCGCATTCAATAGGACATCGGTAGTTGAATTGCTTACGTGGCGCATGTGTAAGCAACGGTATTGCAAGCAACATCGAATGcattatcacagacaaacagacataactctCATCAAATTTTCGtagttcactgatttactggtgaattcaaataatcattagttggacAATCGGTCActagtggcgcgcgcatcggatttgctcgagtttgacatttgctcactgccgccatctggttcgtgatttgcccaactaactgaaatcaacagatgtcgttagtgctTAAATGACGACGAacgaatttgatgagtgaatgttcaatgtgttatgtctgtttgtctatgGCAATATTTTGCGCAGTGTTGTGCTAGCAGTTCATAGGTGGTGTCTCAATACACGTGTAGATGCATATACCGCAACGACAACTGTATGTGATTTTTCGGAGACTCTTCACTATGTTCATCTTGAACAAAATGGCGCTGACAAATTTAAAGTAAACGGCTCAATCCCAGTATGAaacatgaataaaataaattttacgctatcgttctatgaaaatcaaagTGAGTAAGCAGAAGACTAATATTATTTGCTGCCTTTATCCCAAATTTCACATTTCAGCGATGTGTAGTTGGCGAGAACCAGCGATTCCTCCATACTAAAAAacgattttactttaaatgtagtattatcaattcagtgcaaatccgaattatagccgctaacaaagttggattttctcACAATTTGTACGTTTaccctaacttcggaagtggtgcgctgttttcatttggtgatgggctatacagcgcactacttccgaaattaggtttaacgtatggtttgtgagaaaaatccaatttcaatagcggctataaaattcccaaacctaagcgatttcatcgccgcgacgacgacaactagtcgccgcgattctatcgttgggtcgctgcaggcaatactctatttacgcttccatacaaacggcgacagaatcgctgtcgctaAGCGACAGAATCGTGTCGCGACTGtcgtgtcgcgtgtgtttggtggaacctataattcggttttctactgaatttataataacaaaaataaagtttaaaaagaaaaaatgaatgTAGTGGCGACATCTCTTAGAAATAGCTTGACGACGCCGTATTGTTGTAAGCCTTGTTGCTAAATGTAGATGAACACTATTCGAGatttttatactgacagcaaaatttaaAATACCGAAAATTCCGGTATTTTGCTGTCTCTAATATCGGTATTCAAAactagaggccttgataagagaaaTGCGGATACGAATGTACCTCCAATCGAACTGTCAAAAACctgcagccaatcgagcaagagacctgtcaagcagccaattTATTGGTTCAAAAtctgaaaacggctaaatttGATATAACGCCGTTAGCGAAATAACATGTTGAACGCATTTTACGTGTGTTTCCAATAAATCAATGATGGATTATTAAATGAAATTTCTTTATATATGGGTTTTTATTGGATACTATATGATCACATTGAATATAGGCATGAAATTATTTAACAAGATAAGCCATTCTTCGCTTACTATGTGTTGTTCTttaataaggtaccagtcaaaacgattaatgcaagagatggcgttttttcaatggtagtaaaatcgaaatttcatcactattagAGTACTAATCAGtacaaactaagtgcaggagataatctttccacctcatacttcattccatATCACTACTTTCTTATAAAACACCcctattttccataaatttgcgaaataccttcccatttattttattgattttcaacTACCAATCTTCCATGAGCTaatggtgaaaattgtgaaaatctcagaacatagagtagcaggcttaacaacacagatagaaacgccggtatcgccactcacacggaagaaaaaaagtacccaaaattgagtatttttaaacttacttttgagttaatttttctcttctctttcatccactatttcttttgttgtcaaagagccaaacaatccaacgacgccagttcaatacgggaagccaattttgagtttcattacctgaggtcgaaattgagtgaattaaacttacatttgggtgaattaattttccgttgggtactttttaacatgggagtaaaggcaaactacttcgaccctacttactcaattttggcttcccgtacggatgttcgaggttgggtgaatcaAACTCATTATTGGGtagtttttttcttccgtgcagtgacgagtaccgtaaacatggtgcacgaaaggttgttgtctacactttttacgacTGCTGCgccctggaagtaaatgtcatcgaagtaaacaatCGGTCCCTCATTAAGAAGATATTGGCTGCAGTGTTGACCGAGTtacattttctatccgcgtttctcgtATCCAGGCTCTAATCACAACTGGTCGGTagtaccggtttcggtactaccggttagaccaacCGAATCAGCAGTACCTATTTCACACCAAAATCACCaccacttggaaaaaaaattggttctaCAGAAATTTGAACTATTTTCCCTTTGCCCTTTTCCCGGTGTATCTTATAAAATCAGCGAAGAGGAGGAATGGCAGATTTAAAATAATGGTGGATCACTATATTGTTTAtttctttacaataaaaaaaaatacaaaaatatagcTTACATTGGTTTTCTATTCATTACCTCTCAATAGTTAGAACATGTTTCCTATActgtcgtgcggggcttcttttgagtCCGTGGACTACTTTGAAAttatgattttctaaaaaaggtAAACGAAAAAACAATACAGAAACAAAAAGTTGCCATTTCAACTATCGACAAGCATCTCGACGATTGTTGATAGTGgcaatttgatttcaatttacgttataattcagtttcagtttcaaaatttctaatgtaGCCCCCGATTTCCGAAGAAGCCCCCAACGACGATTGTGAAACTACAAGGATGCTAATTCACTTATTGGCTCGCAGGATTTCTGACTCCCAGCGCATTGGCAACCTTTCCGTACATATTAAAACGTCTAATTGCACCGGAACTGCCCGGTGGCTCCAAACCACCGTTGATCGCTTTTGTCGTCAAACCAAAATTATTATTAGCAGGACCTCCTTTTGGGCGAACGCGCGTCTCCCAGAACCACACTGAAACGCGCATCGACATATCCACACTATTCGACACCAAATCAGGATTGTTAACCAGTCTATCATCTTTGAAAATGTCCCACGAAGCATCCCTATAATTGTAGTCGTGAGTCAGTTGAAGATAACCCCGGCCATAGTAGCTGGTGCTTCCATAGTCGTAGCCGTGTCCCCTTCCGGTTTCAACGCGATGCTGGAAGCCACCGCTCTCGTGAATCAGCTGGGCAATGAACATTGCTGCTTCGTTCTTATTGCTGATAGACCCATTGATGTGCTTGACGATGGTCTGGGCTTCATCGTAGCCCAACGA
Encoded proteins:
- the LOC134224674 gene encoding uncharacterized protein LOC134224674, which gives rise to MVSADELNTALQACGYSSLGYDEAQTIVKHINGSISNKNEAAMFIAQLIHESGGFQHRVETGRGHGYDYGSTSYYGRGYLQLTHDYNYRDASWDIFKDDRLVNNPDLVSNSVDMSMRVSVWFWETRVRPKGGPANNNFGLTTKAINGGLEPPGSSGAIRRFNMYGKVANALGVRNPASQ